The genomic DNA CAATAAGAGGGAGCAAGAGGAAGAGCAAATGCGACAGCTCGGGGTTAGCGCTTTAGCAATGTTGGTTCGTAGAAGACAGAGTCAAGATGAGGAGAGAAACACAGGTGATCATtttagaaagacagagagggatgtTGAGTACCCAGAGAAGGTAGTACAGGTTAAGGCAGATCTTCCCAATCCGGTACAGCGGTATGTCGATGAGGCAACTTTGGATACACAGGGAAATGAGGGTttggagcaggtggaggaggccTACGAGCTGGAGGAAGAGAGTGAAGTTGAAGCTGAGAAGCCCGCTGAGGAAGTCTCGTCGGAGGAGAACGAGTCAACCACAGAGGacggagaggatctgcaagagCATCACTCACAGCTCCTCGCAGGAGCAGGCAGAGATTGGGGAGAGGACTCGAGAGAAGATAGAAGAGAGCAGACCCTTGCAGAAGACGAGAAGGGAAGAGGAGCAAAGGAACAATTGGTAGAAGTGGAGTTTGCGGAGGAGCCAGTGACTGTTTTAGATGATGAGATTGAAGAGCGAGAGGACGGCCCAAGTAGAGAGGTTGAAGAACAGAGGCCTGCCGCTGCGTCTGCTCCTTCTGAAGTCGAGATAAAGGACGGAATGGAGATTGATgagaaacataaacatgaagaagaacagTTAGAGATGGATGAGAAGCCAAAAGATGACAACAGAGAGTTTGAATTGGATATAAACGGAAGAGTCAAAGGACTGAAGCAAAAAATGGAGAATGGGATCTTGAGTCCTGAGCTGCTGCCACTGAGGAAAGAAGAACTGGAGACACCAAAGGTGCTATCAACCAGGAGAAAAGATACTGACTGGATTAAGAAAGATCAACCCAAGGAAGAGAGAGTAACAAAGGTAAAAGACTGGAGGAAAGAATTGAGACCCGTGAAAAAGGACGCCTGGCAGGcggagagggaaagaaaggaaagagaggCAAAATCTCCAGAAAGGCGAGAAGTCGACAGGGTAAGAAAGGAAAGAGAGGCAAAATCGCCTGATAGGAAAAGTCCAGCAAGGAAGATGGACTGGATAAAGGAGCTGAAAACAGTGATCAAAGATGAATCCCTGACcagaatgaaaaagaagaacgAGCAGGTGAAGAAAAAACGAGTGGTGCTGTTAGAGGATGGCCAGTCCTACAGCCCCCAGCAGGAGGTGAAGACCGAGGAGAAGTGTGAGGATGTACAACTGATGTCCCGCAAGATGATGGAGAGCCTTCCACCTCCTCTGCGCAGGAACTGCGTAACACCACCAGACCAGGACTACGTGATCTCCCTTTATGTTAAGGTAATACATTCTAAAAACCAACATAAACACTGCATGTTAACCCTTAGTCACTAACCTTTCACAAGCACTAAAAACAACAGTTCCTGCATGGTTCTTTGTGTTTAAGTCTAAAGTTTTCATTGCCCAACGGTTTGAACCTTCCCATGATAACCCACCCCTTACTTAACCAAAAAGACAGTTTCACATGAACAACAAACGCCATgtagtaaagtgtattttaaggCTGGGGATCAGAACATTTTGGGCCCAAAGCAGCAACTGTAACAGTGGCAAGGCAGTTGCATATTTGGGCACTGAAGGCCAATATGTGAGAGCTGGTTTGAACACATTACGGCCTTCCTGACCTGGGCCAACGGGGATCCGAATCAAAATCTTTGAAATAACCAAATACATTTgcgggtggcagtagctcagtctgcagggacttgggttgggaatcggagggtcggaccaagtccagaaattggtctggtagctggagaggtgccagtccacttcctgagcactgccgaggtgcccttgagcaaggcacccaacccccccccaccagctcaggagcgcccaccgtgggcagccccctcactctgagacccctccattagtgcatgtccacaggatcctgtttgtgcatgtgtgtgtatttcagcctatgtttgtgtagcatgttaactagacagagtgtaaaaacaataaattattattattacataacTCTGACTCAGTTAACTCGCTTGAGTTTTGGAGTAGCATATATCTGGAGTCTGACATGACTGGGAAACAGGAGCACCGGATTAAGGCCACTGTTGAACCATGAGCACGAGCAGTCCCGTGGCATGCTGTTCGGATGAAAAACAGTCACTGCAACCTGCAGCACACAAAGCAACCCAACGGAAATGCAActtcatttgtttattaaagcaACAACACAACCAACTTTTTGGTTGTGGCTGAGTTTTGATGTGTACTGTAACTAATCCTCTGGATAATAACAATATATCTGAGAGTAAGAAAGCCGTCGTGGATACCATAACACTGGTTCAAAAAACGTCCACAGAAGTGAAGCCAGGTTAAAGGATACTCAGTTCATATAGAAAAAGAGCTTACTAAATCCAACAATATAACTATTGTTTGTCTGTTGGCATGATTGTCTTTGGCATTGATGTTTTCCTTATTGGCATGTGGCTTATAACCttgtgtgagtgagagacatAGAGGGAAGTGAGAGAGAAGCCTCGTCTTGATCTGCTTACCTTATCCCATTAAGGCGGTGATTTACTTATCCATCAAGCATGGTCGCCTATTGCCAAATGCATGCGATCTAAAGGTTGTGGACACAATACTAGAAACACACATGATCTTGTTTCCTTGTTAGACATTTGATGTTTGTGTAGGTCAGAACATTTTGTCAACTTTCTAAACGTGTGCGTTTTAAACATTATGTGTGTGTCATTTCAATCTCCATAAGCAGAGGTGAATTATGCTCCACAGCTCAGCGGCACATTCCCAACCGAGGCGAGAATAAAAGAGGGCAGAGAGGTTTAACGGCAAGAAAAAATGCACTAATATCTGAGCCCTGCTTCAcgcgtacacacacaaaaagcttGTTCTCCGCGGGAGCTCAAATTCAAACAATGGTTTCTTTTGTCGGGGACTCTGTTGGCAGCACTGGCTGAGCTAGATGGAAAAATTGCAGGAAAGCTCAAGCGTTCTTCTTTGTAACACACGTTCgactgccttttttttcacctcacATGAAAAAATGAATCAGTGTAAAACGTCTTGTGGAGACATTGTGTCAAGACAATAGAAAAAGTCGTTCCATTCTGATTTGTGATTCAGTTCAGTACATTTCTGTCATATTGTTGTCAAGCAGACTATGCGGCCATTTCTAGGGCGCTCATTCCTGATCAACAGTGCTGTGCTGCAGCCAGAAGCATGCAGGGTTAATCTCTACATTCTCACTCTGTAAGCTGATTAGccgcctgtttttttttttttttgctgacagCTCTGGGAAAGGTGATCGCTTGAAACATCACACACTCATATCAAACTGAATTCTACACGCGCACCATGTTTAACAGTCAGGAAGCGATCGCAATCACATTCAAGGTTTCTACATTTCACTGCAGAGCGTTTCCCTGTCTACATAAATAGACACTGTGGTTTGGAAGGCACGTTCTgatattatttttatgaatcaTTACAACCGGGAAAGTTAATAGAAGTTAACAACAAtgcattggcttctttttttttatttttttacttggaTCAACATTCACCCTGTCATACTGATACATCTATTATCTTCAAGGCTAAGAGGCCACgaggctctctgattggccctGAAGACGATTAGagagttttaaataaaatgattatgaccaatacattttaaaacatttctaatatCGACCTGAACTATTAAAGAACAGAGCATGAAAACATAATGGAGGCTTAGAGCAAAGCTACTGGTCCAAAGTACACATGGAAAGAGGAGTGGGAAATTCAccacaacaaacattttcagattcagattctgatgatACAACCTCAGGATCCATGTTATTTTCTCCAGAGATTGAAGCTTTTGATAAGTTCCATAGTGCACAGGTAGTGGCAGCTTCATGTGTAAAGTGTTAGAAGGCGTACATAATGTCGAGCACAGAGGTGAAAAGGAAAACGAAGGAGAAATCTGATCCGCTGTGGGTGTGAAAAAGATCGTTCTATCCCTGCTGTAACACATCGCTCTGACACTGGATTCATTGTGTGAGTTTGTGATGGAGCACAGATTCCACTGCCGCCCCCTCCTCTGAATAATGAAGGGACTCTTACACTGTTCTGAGTCTCAAAActtcacactgacaatgacctCCATATCAGATTATGATATTTATGGTAAACCAACTCACGGCAAACAGCAGAGTACAAGTCTTTTGTAGCTGGAGATGCAGCAGCTAATGCAAAGCAAGCTTCACCTTTCAGAAcatctttcatatttttaaccttCCACATTTTCCTCTACTTGCAGGCATTTCTTTGACAGACGACAGGTTGGCGATAAGAACAGCGTGAAACATTAAACTGACAGTTAACTTTTGTTTCTGAAGTCAGCAAGTTTGTTTATCGGTTGgttacagagaaaagaaaacagctcaTTGATGTCATGCATGAAACATTGCCTGTGTGCCTGTCATTTGCTTCAATATTGGTTTGCCTGGGACTTTATTTCTAATGTCAGACAAacgaaaaaataaataaaaacaaaagtttataaatcagaaataaaaattgTGTTATCACAGGTTTGGGACTTCCTGTATACTGCCAAACATTTTCAGATCTTGGAAAATGTGGCCCTTAAAATGACATTCTGGTTTTACGTTACAACAAATCTTATCAAACCGCTACCGAAATAATGCAAATCTTTACTCCAACAATCTGATTATTACACAAGCAGACGCACGTTTCCCCTTGAGGCTGAGATTTATTATTGTTCTGACAAAGAGTGATTGTGTGAGCAGACACTGACATACCAcagaaagcagaagaaaatctgAGGAGCAGATGGACGGTCGAATGGAAGAACAGAAAGAAATGGTGCTGCTTGTTGGTAATCGTAGCTTTGTTGGAGGACAACAGAGACGTCGCTGTGGATTAACTCAACATGGATTATACTTCATCTTTCCTGACAAGAAAACCTAAGTTTTGACTTTTATTACTTGGTCAGTTTTTGGAGTTTTTAACCCATTGGGAAACCTGAGCAGGATTGTTCAACATGTCCTTTTACGACAATGCAGTTAAACAATTGGGCTTCCCTTCCATTGAGCTGTTTGTAAAGGTAAGCATTGTTAAACCTTAACAGAGGCAAATGACTGATCAGTCAATTGATTGGTCATTCTTACAGTGTCCATTGGTGAAACTGAGTAAGTGAGAGTACTGAATAGTTTAGAGTAACCAAATTTAATTACAAAGGTTTTGATGATTTCAAAGCTGcattaattgttacattaacCGATTCCTATTTCTGTCACCTTCATGAATGTAAGTCCAAAATCGTCATCTTTAGCTCTGGGTTGGGTCTCCACCAAATCCTGAGGGAAATATCTCACTCTTTAGCTGCTAGTTGCCGTTGGAGTAAAACAGAAAGTAATTTTACGagtctttaaatatattttaaaaaacacacctaGCTCTATGCCGCTTCACGCAATAAGCACGACCTTTTTCAAAACCCGTCAACAGCAGATGGGTTTGGCCCAGTTGTCATGGAGATAGCTTTGTTGTCATCACGTGTTCCCGTAAGTGGAAAAACAGGTAGGTTGTGTCCAAAAACGCGCACTCATTACCCACTATGTCCTACACGGGGAGCTCTCTATGGGGGACTATATAACGCACTCATTGgcacaatgaaaaagaaacgTTGCAGACACCGATAATGACAAACACCGGCTGCTGGGGATCAGTCAAACTGGTAAATAACCTGTGATAACCAATACAATACTGAGAGTATTTTCCCATACAATTGAGGATAATTCATTAATATTAAGTACTGAAATTTCAATAGATGATAAAACATTCGCACCACAACTTATTTATCCATACAGACTTCATGCCAGGGACTGAATTAACTTACACAACTTTTCTTCTACATGTAATGCTTATGGATATcctatgtatgtatttgtacaggtgatgtgtttttaaaggatttctTGAGGTTGCATGTCCCTGAACATAcattgcatttgtgtgtttttgtacaggCGGGAACTGACGGGGAAAGCATTGGTAATTGTCCATTCTCCCAGAGACTCTTTATGATCCTGTGGCTAAAAGGAGTCATCTTCAACGTCACCACTGTTGACCTCAAACGGTAACAAGCTACTCTCACATATTTATTCTCTAAATGCGTTTCTGTCCATGGAGTAGATACataaatgcttgtttttttcccctctcttgGAAACATTTTGTCCTGAGGGCAGAACATTCAGTGAAAAGCTTTTATGTTCAGTGCTCATATTTCTATTTATGGCagtcatgctttttttttcttttcaagtgttTGAATAATATTCCGTTTTGTGTCGACAGGAAGCCGGCTGACCTGCAGGACCTTGCTCCGGGAACCAACCCTCCttttgtgacctttaatggCGAGGTCAAGGTCGATGTAAACATGATAGAGGAGTTCCTGGAGGAGAACCTGACCCCACCAcggtgcagaaacacacactgtcaagATGCACAAACAATCTCTCAAATGATATAAAGAAATGGAATAATGCTTTCCTCACATACGCTGCCCCAGCTTTTTAATTGACTGAATTGCATTCAGGGAATTATTTGTCTACTTTACTGTGCCTTTTATACCAGATACCCCAAACTGGCTCCCACACATCCAGAGGCCAACACAGCTGGCATCGATGTGTTTGCCAAGTTCTCAGCTTACATCAAAAACCCACGGAAAGATGTCAACGAGGGTAAAATAACTcatttttacgtttttttttttacatgagcaCCAATCTGGTAGGCTAGGTGCCACACAATAGAATCACGCCTTGAAAGAGAG from Labrus mixtus chromosome 24, fLabMix1.1, whole genome shotgun sequence includes the following:
- the LOC132959639 gene encoding chloride intracellular channel protein 4 isoform X1 — protein: MDEKPKDDNREFELDINGRVKGLKQKMENGILSPELLPLRKEELETPKVLSTRRKDTDWIKKDQPKEERVTKVKDWRKELRPVKKDAWQAERERKEREAKSPERREVDRVRKEREAKSPDRKSPARKMDWIKELKTVIKDESLTRMKKKNEQVKKKRVVLLEDGQSYSPQQEVKTEEKCEDVQLMSRKMMESLPPPLRRNCVTPPDQDYVISLYVKAGTDGESIGNCPFSQRLFMILWLKGVIFNVTTVDLKRKPADLQDLAPGTNPPFVTFNGEVKVDVNMIEEFLEENLTPPRYPKLAPTHPEANTAGIDVFAKFSAYIKNPRKDVNEGLEKALLKSLKRLDEFLRTPLSEEIDANASGDVPESTRSFLDGNELTLADCNLLPKLHILKIVAKKYRGFEIPVEMTGVWRYLNGAYEREEFIRTCPAEKEIQFAYLDVAKRIK
- the LOC132959639 gene encoding chloride intracellular channel protein 4 isoform X2, with product MSFYDNAVKQLGFPSIELFVKAGTDGESIGNCPFSQRLFMILWLKGVIFNVTTVDLKRKPADLQDLAPGTNPPFVTFNGEVKVDVNMIEEFLEENLTPPRYPKLAPTHPEANTAGIDVFAKFSAYIKNPRKDVNEGLEKALLKSLKRLDEFLRTPLSEEIDANASGDVPESTRSFLDGNELTLADCNLLPKLHILKIVAKKYRGFEIPVEMTGVWRYLNGAYEREEFIRTCPAEKEIQFAYLDVAKRIK